TATTAAAAAAAGATCGTTATAAACCCTTTAGAACGCCTTTTTTAATTTCAAAAATGGTTGTCTTTTTGGGGTCTAAGGGTAAGTCAATGTTGCCAATATCTGAAATAAAAATTTGAATATTGATTTCAGTTAAATAATCAATAATAGACTTAATTTTGCTTTGGTCAAGTTCTGATGAAACATCATCAATTAATACAATTGGTTTTGTTTTGTTTTGAACAAGAATCAAAACTTGAAGCATCCAAAAAACAATTGACATTTTTTTCTGCTCACCTCTTGAAAGAAAGCTTTCGTTTCTTTTGTTTAAGAGATATTCAATATTCGCCCTATGGGGTCCATAACTCAAGTATTTAGTTTTAAAAAAATTTGTTTTATTTTTTAAAAGATACTCTAATATTTTTACCTGACTAAGGGGATCAACCTCTTTTGGCCAGCCTGTTTGAATGTGAAAAGTAAAATTATCATTAGCTTTAATTAAACTATTGAGTCTTCCCTTGGATTGGTCGTTAAGGAGAGTTTTTAACTGCTCCACATAATCCATACGGCCCTTTGTAATGTCTACAGAAAGACTTGCAAACTGTGTAAACCACTCGTCAAGCTCTCCTTTGTTCCCGCTTGTGAGCAGCGTGTTAATGTTTTTAAGGGTTTTTTTATAAGTTTTATATGCTGTAAGTGTTTCGTTACTTTTATTATGAAAAACCCCCCAATCAAGATAAGATCTTTTTAATTTGGGAGACCCCCCTACAACAAATCCACGATCTGGTGAGATAATTTGTATCGGAAGAATTTGGCTTAAAAGACTATTACTAGAGATTTTTTCTTCGTCAATTAAAATCTGGCTTTTATCGCGAGATTTTATAATACTGACTTTTTGTTTGTCTACAAGTGCGGTTATTTTTATTTGTTGCTCGTCAAATGGAATGATGTCTTTTAGGTTTTTAGTCTTAAATGACCTACTATGTCCTAAGTAATATATTGATTCAATG
This sequence is a window from Candidatus Pseudothioglobus singularis PS1. Protein-coding genes within it:
- the recF gene encoding DNA replication/repair protein RecF (All proteins in this family for which functions are known are DNA-binding proteins that assist the filamentation of RecA onto DNA for the initiation of recombination or recombinational repair.) → MAIIEKLHVLKFRNLTDQYLLPNNNINLIIGQNGQGKTNFIESIYYLGHSRSFKTKNLKDIIPFDEQQIKITALVDKQKVSIIKSRDKSQILIDEEKISSNSLLSQILPIQIISPDRGFVVGGSPKLKRSYLDWGVFHNKSNETLTAYKTYKKTLKNINTLLTSGNKGELDEWFTQFASLSVDITKGRMDYVEQLKTLLNDQSKGRLNSLIKANDNFTFHIQTGWPKEVDPLSQVKILEYLLKNKTNFFKTKYLSYGPHRANIEYLLNKRNESFLSRGEQKKMSIVFWMLQVLILVQNKTKPIVLIDDVSSELDQSKIKSIIDYLTEINIQIFISDIGNIDLPLDPKKTTIFEIKKGVLKGL